One region of Plasmodium vivax chromosome 7, whole genome shotgun sequence genomic DNA includes:
- a CDS encoding hypothetical protein, conserved (encoded by transcript PVX_099660A) — MDTHGEKMKNLEIKKHSRGDLLLLRSSDLHSFRKLQREVDKMGLLSSAEQHLSGILTTLENVADQDNTLYCLTQRGELIGMLKIGTKRLYLYNGKDLHCRSCACLLDFYIRRDFRKRGLGLELFNFMLRDKAISPSRLCYDNPSHKLRSFLKKHFSPCALIKQPNNFVIFAEYFGEPEAAPFER; from the exons ATGGACACTCAcggcgaaaaaatgaaaaacctGGAGATAAAGAAGCACTCAAGGGGTGACTTGCTTCTCCTGAGGAGCTCCGACCTCCATTCCT tTCGGAAGCTCCAAAGGGAGGTAGACAAAATGGGCCTCCTGTCTAGCGCG GAGCAGCACCTGTCGGGCATTTTGACGACCTTAGAAAACGTCGCCGACCAGGACAACACCCTATAC TGCTTAACACAGCGAGGTGAACTAATCGGGATGTTAAAG ATTGGGACAAAACGGCTGTACTTGTATAACGGGAAAGATTTACACTGCCGGAGTTGTGCGTGTTTATTAG actTTTACATACGGAGGGACTTCCGGAAGAGGGGCCTTGGGCTG GAACTTTTTAACTTCATGCTGAGAGACAAGGCGATCTCCCCCTCCCGATTATG CTACGATAACCCATCCCACAAGCTGCGGAGCTTCCTGAAGAAGCACTTCTCCCCGTGCGCGCTGATCAAGCAG CCGAACAATTTCGTCATCTTTGCGGAGTACTTTGGCGAACCGGAAGCGGCCCCCTTCGAGCGATGA
- a CDS encoding telomeric repeat binding factor 1, putative (encoded by transcript PVX_099655A) yields MADQANLKLLKIKSSIAIDEANSPVVIDRQGMEKTSKLKERKRKRYKTRVKWDQRETERLIDGINKYGVSNWRKIMEAYSFSESRTNVSLKDKYRNFKKVFIIEKD; encoded by the exons ATGG CCGACCAGGCAAACCTCAAACTGCTGAAGATTAAAAGTTCCATCGCCATAG ATGAAGCGAACTCCCCCGTTGTGATCGACAGACAAGGGATGGAAAAGACGTCCAAATTAAAGGAACGAAAAAGG AAGAGATACAAAACTCGCGTCAAGTGGGACCAGCGGGAGACGGAGCGCCTGATCGACGGGATAAAC AAATACGGAGTGTCCAACTGGCGCAAAATTATGGAGGCCTACTCCTTTTCGGAGAGCAG AACCAACGTGAGCTTAAAAGATAAGTACAGGAACTTCAAGAAGGTGTTTATCATAGAGAAGGACTGA
- a CDS encoding splicesome-associated protein, putative (encoded by transcript PVX_099650A) — translation MAQFLVEQIRYLHEEIEMMEKAIADLIEEKVRKKRKRGIRYDYSISYLVEKIQSKSRLLLQYYGDEDGLKREEMQFISGKAGGAAGAAGAVGQGEGEGGEEHEEDGDGDGEGEGDCNDLWKNYYERVKYIRDYHKKTNIKKIEIRNYKAYKYEALKNNRLKESFSPVERKGKYVDMQKFYDDFVNMKKVKQFRVNIFRKKELASQKKRNSAEKEKGKSSSKGGRPNEGEFKEMDLVTYLHNFTRFYYIPRYCKYRNEEYKRYVQSVLAYLVNFFSKINVLVDCQKMYAQYEQTFEQKFKEKGIEQWEKHTYDLDLYCNVNDKLYASEGTFNSYKNSKHYDEDLKKYMQKALTVEQLQNVKRQIEEEDKELAKCEYLIEMYKNVLSKIFQKTIQRIQRKQAFSVDELQKRKKAEKKNDHFLSLRDRGGMYGAEEFDERGDFPHLYNSHTFGPSSGDDDSSTDESDGGSVSGEGDGKGKKKGKGVSGAGGADGADGADGTDEDEEEKPIYNPLNLPLGHDNKPIPYWLYKLHGLSKEYTCEICGNYSYFGRAHFEKHFYEWRHSFGMKCLNIPNTLHFKEITKIDDALNLYERLKKQTQMHVFKPDQEVECEDSKGNVMNMKAYDDLKRQGLL, via the coding sequence ATGGCGCAGTTCCTGGTGGAGCAGATCCGGTACCTGCACGAGGAAATCGAGATGATGGAGAAGGCGATCGCGGACCTGATCGAGGAGAaggtgaggaagaagaggaagcggGGCATCCGTTACGACTACTCCATCAGCTACCTCGTGGAGAAGATCCAGAGCAAGTCGAGGCTGCTCCTGCAGTACTACGGGGACGAGGACGGCTTGAAGAGGGAGGAGATGCAGTTCATTTCGGGGAAGgcgggaggagcggcaggaGCGGCGGGAGCGGTAGGCCAGGGGGaaggcgaagggggggaggaacacGAAGAGGACGGCGATGGCGATGGCGAGGGAGAGGGCGACTGCAACGACCTGTGGAAGAACTACTACGAACGGGTGAAGTACATCCGGGACTAccacaaaaaaacgaacataaaaaaaattgaaatcaGGAACTACAAGGCCTACAAGTACGAAGCGCTGAAGAACAACCGCCTGAAGGAGAGCTTCTCCCCGGTGGAGAGAAAAGGCAAGTACGTCGACATGCAGAAGTTTTACGACGATTTTGTGAATatgaagaaggtgaagcaGTTCAGAGTGAATATATTTCGGAAGAAGGAGTTGGCTAGCCAGAAGAAGAGAAACAGTgccgaaaaggaaaagggaaagagtTCCTCCAAGGGCGGTAGACCCAATGAAGGCGAATTTAAAGAAATGGACTTAGTAACCTATCTTCACAATTTCACCCGCTTCTACTACATCCCAAGGTATTGCAAGTATCGAAATGAAGAGTACAAAAGGTATGTGCAGAGTGTGCTGGCCTAtttggtaaattttttttcaaaaattaatgtCTTGGTGGACTGCCAGAAAATGTACGCGCAGTATGAGCAAACCTTTGAACAGAAATTTAAGGAGAAGGGGATTGAGCAATGGGAGAAACACACATACGATTTGGACCTTTACTGTAATGTGAATGATAAGCTGTACGCCTCGGAGGGGACCTTTAACTCTTATAAGAATAGCAAACACTACGATGAGgatttgaagaagtacatGCAGAAGGCCCTCACCGTGGAGCAGCttcaaaatgtgaagaggcaAATCGAAGAGGAGGATAAAGAACTAGCCAAATGTGAGTACCTCATCGAgatgtataaaaatgtgttaagtaaaatatttcagAAAACCATTCAAAGGATACAGAGGAAGCAGGCCTTCAGTGTAGACGAGTTgcagaagagaaaaaaagcggagaaaaaaaatgatcattttttaagtttacGCGATCGTGGGGGGATGTACGGTGCTGAGGAGTTTGATGAGCGAGGCGACTTTCCCCATCTGTACAATTCGCACACGTTTGGCCCCTCCTCGGGGGATGATGACTCCTCCACGGATGAGTCCGACGGGGGGAGCGTAAGCGGCGAGGGGGATggcaaagggaagaaaaagggaaaaggggtAAGCGGAGCGGGTGGAGCAGACGGAGCAGACGGAGCGGACGGAACAGAcgaagatgaggaggagaagcccaTTTATAACCCCCTGAATCTGCCCCTGGGACACGATAATAAACCCATCCCCTATTGGCTTTACAAGCTACATGGCCTCTCAAAGGAATACACATGCGAGATATGCGGGAACTACTCCTACTTTGGCAGAGCCCATTTCGAGAAACACTTTTACGAGTGGAGGCACTCCTTCGGCATGAAGTGCCTGAACATCCCCAACACGCTGCACTTTAAGGAGATTACCAAAATTGACGACGCGCTGAACCTGTACGAGCGCCTGAAGAAGCAGACGCAGATGCACGTCTTCAAGCCCGACCAGGAGGTCGAGTGCGAGGACTCCAAGGGCAACGTCATGAACATGAAGGCCTACGACGATTTGAAGCGCCAGGGGCTGCTCTAG
- a CDS encoding hypothetical protein, conserved (encoded by transcript PVX_099665A), which yields MSTPCSSEIIAPNFVEADQLIDEYYSDLKDDRKKEECQPRCTRGDHVFKSVERDKADYAVKKMKATLSRLDENGEPPPFTDLVPNEAKFGTVKITNPLPKVERRDQLKEGYMQWLTTEKLMRPNERRLEYEQMQEKYLEVINGPSKKEMKNCTLKLSEDIKKDVKLARVVKSHYPRGIVGYLSISFGSFNRQKVSAQMGGAGQGVLNTLKCVDSIYSENTVLYKDKYEEHKSRQEVREKKMKERAEALEWQNNRNGNFLAFEADNK from the exons ATGAGCACACCGTGCTCGAGCGAAATAATCGCTCCCAACTTTGTGGAGGCT gaccaGCTAATCGACGAATACTATTCCGACTTGAAAGATGaccgcaaaaaagaagaatgcCAGCCCAGGTGCACACGGGGGGACCACGTCTTTAAATCAGTGGAGAGGGACAAGGCTGACTAcgcggttaaaaaaatgaaggcaacACTCAGT AGACTAGATGAGAATGGAGAACCTCCACCCTTCACCGACTTGGTTCCAAATG AGGCGAAATTTGGCACCGTGAAGATCACCAACCCTTTGCCCAAAGTAGAGCGG CGAGACCAACTAAAGGAGGGCTACATGCAGTGGCTGACGACGGAGAAGCTGATG AGGCCAAACGAAAGAAGACTAGAATACGAACAAATGCAGGAAAAATACCTAGAAGTAATAAACGGACcctcaaaaaaagaaatgaaaaattgc ACTTTAAAACTATCGgaagatataaaaaaggatgtAAAGCTCGCGCGAGTGGTGAAGTCGCATTACCCTAGAGGAATAGTTGGTTATCTGAGCATTTCGTTTGGATCATTTAATAGGCAGAAGGTGtcagcacaaatggggggagcagGACAGGGGGTGCTGAACACCCTGAAAT GCGTCGATTCCATATACAGTGAAAACACCGTGCTGTACAAGGACAAATATGAGGAGCATAAAAGTAGGCAGGAAGTtcgggagaaaaaaatgaaagaacgTGCAGAAG CGCTGGAGTGGCAAAACAACAGGAATGGGAACTTCCTGGCGTTCGAAGCAGACAATAAGTGA
- a CDS encoding hypothetical protein, conserved (encoded by transcript PVX_099645A), whose product MNTDLTTREAKTAEEKSPLGRLTFSELAQLSDYLKPSRNNEMSLLEGKPELPAQDESYMNRSAKKNFLLENYELASQNARNSAKKKKNSVCSDKSCVADSCIEQPEQSYNPFRNKLIDEEENNHLKPAKWHMSHGHDSIQGKENLPNCESHVNSSLIGEQNVLTRNDEDAHNNLSSNSTRIDSSDVFFPTKENGNSVKKECASYSPSISNSRKCECDENGKAGQWGGGKAGPNADTPFGRGISGISGLSFSGGSALGKECEEVGEEEGGEEREEEEKQAECEKSEDEESEEERSEEERSEEERSEEERSEEEKCEDDQIDDDQSGDERSDDEQSDGDQLDEDQHDEDQRDGDQRTDEEADMPIDPTTAKEKRPSQGSRRKDNRAIYTKREEQTATEKKSMPKEKTNKYKDNLSLFNELLKHKGELSYFHQKMVEDEQQDELPDKRQEQRQANRLLRDVRVKNDGHFDERARSSNVVKLRQNGNAHLWNSSRSNAGAFSGKHDIAQVGVRSNNSTCSALAVGKNASFVGGPPASESNEGNGDDMNGTSGSIELSGSPDPRDGSNRSTCSCDHLPSKGTHRDQFNGAEKESNEKKSLQKKRHPNLYSYLLLENKKEQTQNVQMKINVKFKNIYLVKYKHVKCVVTNNSGVIVHSFSFCKNGADLEAQNRIFKMYNKDKESFHMLRHDEVQVLLEELKRRAHTDVTFELLFDAHVVNGRVEISPSTFYRLSFYGVEEVPQKGVEPDAKGTKSRETSARLTKEDVSAPGGGISGVVAKGGAAKGKTPRGEVAQGKVAHGKVTIGKAANGKVAQGGPTNGKTAHANAAHGKVTSRVTSNRFSTNRATNHRAATNLAANHRFSAKGATGQSGKSSATPVTKPKEEKEKNSYIGFTILHLKYLFQMQEKGSVHLNISSNNNEGLDFVKSYSKEEHAHQTDGKALAEMYSNNLSYVDKIGMLFKILFGHSLNISSQKVFLEYQFVSNDVSGWDLRVEGDSPDRHADFKSALEMVQKGNVSNQLETKKGVEECMKNYLKNCSHYIYDEITISLFGLPERNGEESDKRCSVDEVKGRGTCGRPRFCKSPSEATIQGSFSKGGPFPYTVCSVASREGTPYREASKLSNSGWDHHEEEVKTSIRLISEACLPDSCEASQRLKPHLVNLLNWLERTNEKRNKKNKKNKRMETLEHIIRKYTTGFNDCLDFAEVSNGSKAYKLYEENKKLKEYIKNCNCFFINTLMRNHQEIQKLRHSNKTVNILYNRERMGNLGRGGVKGGPSLAGAHSGEVRHADEMRHVGHIDELHTPVELDRFGAINTLEQQNDILSGMIGRRPVGNLAGSASTARRGERGCPPVCPHVTRQDSQSGNYHVGSKVGKPFSKRNFQTPTADGGRADKRTDLLHCTSHWPKEGGAPLQDLQGRNACSKSSPQLSSFSAFRFGGSGGSGRSGRGGRACSHSCHLGRGESRGGPADISGRRDRSDGRCGSGRSERSRLLTLYSNPIGAALHARAPRKERRDATTGSLVKSSKDACLLANAKWSAWRRRTVGGQGSRDGHVRLEAPSSSHEMKPRQSLSMLKKKGGTTVCSGEAIHAGGIARGKKGATTRGECSPWEARPELKRERREREGSTTSCRSKRGPRDPPEGGANPGRDNPGRDNPGGDNFGASNPKGDLPSRAKNNYDTSEVLKKEYFHKAQMGPGKKGQTLPNYWLNPRGAKEKGKEHPTEGATNNSSEDKSGEWKVTHVGGRENASVSTLRGGKSGAITGGGSTQVGPTQVGRISNHLHGGRKGTNTVVTAGGANKENHMNNVDYKKRYIERVISTYDEYIPIKREQPHEGRKICTISGSASRVQSPGVGKNDVANVEGVGTKESPPNDNAITSIKEIIQNNLTRKSNLDLSCIEKSALLKNLHNGKVPPSVYLEGVKSGGQETHPKAAPGGEKRRAPNSKDAYILDIIDKNLNKSFSQLDRIKKKMSEHLVV is encoded by the exons ATGAATACAGACTTAACAACCAGGGAAGCCAAAACTGCGGAGGAAAAGTCCCCCCTTGGTAGACTCACCTTTTCCGAGCTGGCCCAACTTTCCGATTACCTAAAACCAAGTAGAAATAACGAAATGTCGTTGTTAGAAGGAAAACCCGAGTTGCCTGCACAGGACGAAAGTtatatgaacaggtcagcaaaaaaaaattttctcttggaaaattatgaactagctagccaaaatgcaCGAaatagcgcaaaaaaaaaaaaaaattccgtGTGCAGTGATAAAAGTTGCGTAGCGGATAGCTGTATAGAACAACCAGAGCAAAGTTACAATCCTTTTAGGAATAAACTCATTGATGAAGAAGAGAACAACCATTTGAAACCTGCAAAGTGGCACATGTCGCACGGACATGACTCCATCcaggggaaagaaaatttaCCAAACTGTGAGTCACATGTGAACAGTTCGCTGATAGGAGAACAAAATGTGCTAACACGAAACGATGAAGATGCGCATAATAACCTCTCCAGCAATTCCACGCGCATAGACAGTTCcgatgtttttttcccaacaAAGGAGAATGGAAACAGTGTCAAGAAGGAATGCGCCTCGTATTCGCCAAGCATAAGTAACAGCCGAAAGTGTGAATGCGATGAAAATGGTAAAGCTGGGCAATGGGGAGGCGGTAAGGCAGGGCCAAATGCAGACACGCCGTTTGGGCGCGGGATAAGCGGAATAAGCGGATTAAGTTTTTCTGGAGGAAGTGCACTGGGGAAGGAATGCGAAGAGGTgggcgaagaagaaggaggagaagaaagggaagaggaagaaaaacaagcggaatgtgaaaaaagcgaggatgaagaaagcgaggaagaaagaagcgaggaagaaagaagcgaggaagaaagaagcgaggaagaaagaagcgaggaagaaaaatgcgaGGATGATCAAATTGATGATGATCAAAGCGGTGATGAACGAAGTGATGACGAACAAAGTGATGGAGACCAACTGGATGAAGACCAACACGATGAAGACCAACGCGATGGAGACCAACGTACGGACGAAGAAGCAGACATGCCGATCGACCCCACAACCGCAAAGGAAAAGCGGCCTAGCCAAGGCAGCAGACGCAAGGACAACCGCGCTATCTACACGAAAAGGGAGGAACAAACtgcaacagaaaaaaaaagcatgccCAAGGAGAAGACGAACAAGTATAAAGACAATTTGAGTTTATTTAATGAACTGTTAAAGCACAAAGGTGAGTTAAGCTACTTCCACCAGAAGATGGTGGAGGATGAGCAGCAGGATGAGCTGCCGGATAAACGGCAGGAGCAGCGGCAGGCGAATCGTCTCCTAAGAGACGTGCGTGTGAAGAACGATGGCCACTTTGACGAACGCGCGAGGAGTAGCAATGTAGTCAAATTAAGGCAAAACGGAAATGCGCATCTGTGGAATAGCAGCCGTTCTAATGCTGGAGCCTTTTCAGGCAAGCACGACATCGCGCAGGTGGGTGTGAGGTCTAATAATAGCACGTGTAGTGCGCTTGCCGTGGGTAAAAATGCCTCTTTTGTGGGAGGCCCCCCCGCAAGCGAAAGCAATGAGGGAAACGGAGACGACATGAATGGCACCTCCGGTTCGATTGAATTGAGTGGATCTCCAGACCCGCGTGATGGCAGCAACCGCAGCACCTGCAGCTGCGACCACCTCCCCTCGAAAGGGACCCATAGGGACCAATTCAACGgagcggaaaaggaaagcaacGAGAAGAAATCATTGCAAAAGAAGAGGCACCCGAACTTGTACAGCTATCTACtattagaaaataaaaaggaacaaacacAAAATGttcaaatgaaaataaatgtaaaatttaaaaatatatatttggtAAAATATAAGCATGTCAAATGTGTGGTGACTAACAACTCGGGGGTGATTGTCcattcattttccttttgcaaaaacggAGCAGATTTGGAGGCACAGAatcgaatttttaaaatgtataataaggACAAGGAGAGCTTCCACATGCTGCGTCATGATGAGGTGCAGGTTCTCCTGGAGGAGCTGAAAAGAAGAGCGCACACAGATGTCACCTTTGAGCTGCTCTTCGATGCGCATGTGGTTAATGGGAGGGTCGAAATATCTCCATCGACG TTTTACAGGCTAAGCTTTTACGGCGTCGAGGAGGTGCCCCAGAAGGGGGTGGAGCCAGATGCGAAGGGGACCAAGAGCAGAGAGACGAGTGCAAGGCTAACTAAAGAGGATGTGAGTGCCCCCGGTGGGGGAATCAGCGGGGTGGTCGCAAAAGGTGGGGCTGCTAAGGGGAAGACTCCCAGGGGGGAAGTCGCTCAAGGGAAGGTCGCTCATGGGAAGGTCACCATCGGGAAGGCTGCTAATGGGAAGGTCGCTCAAGGTGGGCCTACCAACGGGAAGACTGCCCATGCGAATGCTGCCCACGGGAAGGTCACCAGCCGCGTCACTAGTAACCGCTTCTCTACCAACCGTGCCACTAACCACCGCGCAGCTACCAACCTTGCCGCTAACCACCGCTTCTCTGCCAAAGGAGCAACGGGCCAATCGGGCAAAAGCAGCGCCACGCCCGTCACAAAaccgaaggaggaaaaggaaaagaactCCTATATAGGGTTCACCATACTACACCTTAAGTACCTCTTCCAGATGCAGGAGAAGGGATCAGTGCATCTGAACATCTCGAGTAACAACAATGAGGGGCtcgattttgtgaaaagTTATAGCAAAGAGGAACATGCACATCAAACGGATGGAAAAGCACTTGCAGAAATGTACTCAAATAATTTAAGCTATGTAGACAAAATAGGgatgctttttaaaatattatttggcCACAGTTTGAACATCTCCTCTCAGAAGGTTTTCTTGGAATATCAGTTCGTTTCAAATGATGTGAGTGGTTGGGATCTTCGTGTAGAGGGGGACTCCCCTGACAGACACGCAGATTTTAAAAGTGCTCTGGAAATGGTCCAAAAGGGGAACGTCTCCAACCAGTtagaaacgaaaaagggagTGGAAGAATGCATGAAGAATTACCTTAAAAATTGTTCCCATTATATTTACGACGAAATTACCATTTCGCTATTTGGCTTGCCAGAGAGAAACGGAGAGGAGAGCGATAAGAGGTGCTCTGTGGACGAGGTGAAGGGTAGAGGCACATGTGGAAGACCCCGCTTTTGTAAGTCCCCAAGTGAGGCAACCATTCAGGGTTCTTTCTCCAAAGGGGGGCCTTTTCCCTACACAGTGTGTAGCGTTGCTAGTAGGGAGGGGACCCCATACAGAGAGGCCAGTAAACTCTCCAATAGCGGATGGGACCACCACGAAGAAGAGGTAAAGACCTCCATCCGTCTCATCTCAGAGGCGTGTCTACCAGACTCGTGCGAAGCATCACAGAGGTTAAAACCGCACCTGGTGAATCTGCTGAATTGGTTAGAGAGGacgaatgaaaaaagaaacaaaaaaaacaaaaaaaacaaaaggatgGAAACGTTGGAACATATTATACGCAAGTACACCACAGGCTTTAATGACTGCCTCGATTTTGCGGAAGTGAGCAACGGTAGTAAGGCCTACAAACTCTATGAGGAGAATAAGAAGCTGaaggaatatataaaaaactgCAACTGTTTCTTTATCAATACGTTGATGAGGAACCACCAGGAGATACAGAAGTTGAGGCACAGCAATAAGACTGTTAATATACTGTACAATAGGGAGAGGATGGGCAACCTAGGCAGGGGGGGAGTCAAGGGGGGCCCCTCCCTGGCGGGTGCCCACTCGGGGGAGGTGCGTCACGCGGATGAGATGCGCCATGTGGGTCATATTGACGAGCTGCATACACCCGTGGAGCTAGATCGGTTCGGCGCGATAAACACACTGGAGCAACAGAATGACATTCTGAGCGGCATGATTGGTAGGCGGCCCGTTGGGAACTTGGCCGGCTCCGCGAGCACGGCGAGGAGGGGCGAGCGGGGATGTCCCCCCGTTTGTCCACACGTGACGAGGCAGGATAGTCAAAGCGGCAACTACCATGTGGGTAGCAAAGTGGGAAAGCCCTTTTCGAAAAGGAACTTCCAGACGCCCACGGCGGATGGCGGTCGTGCAGACAAGCGGACTGATCTGCTACATTGTACGTCACATTGGCCgaaagaggggggagcgCCCCTGCAAGACCTTCAGGGGAGAAACGCGTGCAGCAAGTCGTCCCCCCAGTTGAGCTCATTCAGCGCGTTTCGCTTCGGCGGAAGTGGTGGAAGTGGTAGAAGCGGCCGAGGCGGGCGCGCCTGTTCCCACTCGTGTCACCTCGGAAGGGGGGAGTCGCGCGGTGGGCCAGCGGATATAAGTGGTCGAAGAGACCGAAGCGATGGAAGATGCGGAAGCGGTCGAAGCGAGCGAAGCCGCCTGCTGACGCTCTACTCGAACCCGATCGGCGCAGCCCTCCACGCGCGCGCGCCGAGGAAGGAACGGCGTGATGCCACCACGGGCAGCCTTGTGAAGAGCTCGAAAGATGCGTGTCTGCTCGCAAATGCGAAATGGAGCGCGTGGAGGCGGCGAACTGTTGGGGGGCAAGGCAGTAGGGATGGCCATGTGAGGCTGGAAGCCCCGTCTAGCAGTCATGAAATGAAGCCAAGACAATCGCTTAGTatgttgaagaaaaaggggggcacgACGGTATGCAGTGGAGAAGCGATCCATGCTGGTGGTATTGCgaggggcaaaaagggggcgacCACCAGGGGGGAATGCAGCCCATGGGAGGCGCGCCCCGAGTTGAAGAGAGAAAGACGCGAACGGGAGGGGTCCACTACCAGTTGCAGGAGCAAAAGGGGCCCCAGAGACCCGCCCGAGGGGGGGGCTAACCCTGGTCGAGATAACCCTGGTCGAGATAACCCTGGTGGAGATAACTTCGGGGCAAGTAACCCCAAGGGGGATCTCCCCAGCAGAGCAAAAAACAACTACGACACGAGTGAAGTGTTAAAGAAGGAGTACTTTCACAAAGCGCAGATGGGGCCAGGGAAGAAGGGGCAAACCTTGCCCAATTATTGGCTCAACCCGAGAGGTGCAAAAGAGAAAGGAAAGGAACACCCCACTGAGGGGGCGACTAACAATTCGAGTGAAGACAAATCTGGTGAGTGGAAGGTAACGCATGTGGGGGGACGTGAAAACGCATCTGTCTCAACTTTGAGAGGTGGGAAGTCTGGGGCCATCACGGGCGGGGGTTCCACACAAGTGGGTCCTACACAAGTGGGTCGAATTTCCAATCACCTccatggggggagaaaaggaaccaacacgGTAGTGACAGCtggaggggcaaacaaaGAAAACCACATGAATAACGTAGATTACAAAAAGAGGTACATCGAAAGGGTTATATCTACGTATGATGAGTACATTCCCATAAAGAGGGAACAGCCCCatgaggggagaaaaatctGCACAATTAGCGGTTCAGCCAGTAGGGTGCAGTCCCCCGGGGTgggcaaaaatgatgttgcTAACGTAGAAGGGGTGGGCACCAAGGAGAGTCCCCCAAACGACAATGCCATTACGTCAATAAAAGAAATCATTCAGAATAACCTAACGAGGAAAAGCAACTTGGATCTAAGCTGTATAGAAAAAAGCGCGCTCctcaaaaatttgcacaacgGTAAGGTGCCCCCTAGTGTGTACCTTGAGGGGGTGAAGTCGGGCGGACAGGAAACCCACCCGAAAGCTGCTCCGGGGGGAGAGAAACGACGCGCCCCCAACTCGAAGGACGCCTACATCCTTGACATCATAGATAAGAATTTGAATAAGTCCTTCAGCCAGCTGGACCGcataaagaagaagatgagcGAGCACTTGGTTGTGTAG
- a CDS encoding hypothetical protein, conserved (encoded by transcript PVX_099670A) produces the protein MENQKPACSGFIISLLFYVCFFFYFGLYSFEVIFIFSSNMDYVMLSVLLITTILSISLVSTGLVHTSVFLVIVISLVEMYEYQNSSFANVMDYKFSKVFLIIRIFATVNFLLFYYLHMSNLKRKKQVDLAKSSSSEKKTQTYTQTHAQTNAQTAHGRNSPECKTDDLRYGGVLPVGGKFIPKGVTHTSTLQHTLDNDDPLKKTQVIEGYILKHVTIPIIQKDERPHPPPPAVSSPQGKVFEVPPHHLPYSHYSVKSVDSNAHGLGANQPLSGGTFVDDGLDETYRRQYISPWVVPNNSIGSGNYSGNCSGNNSGSYTTATTAANSNSLYGNDVALAGAESQQVNKGPYGNATANACYNGGLNAYPANKLPDDRDPYQVRPQQMGPYQSGVYPSVVYPLGEYQAGAYQTGAYQTGAYQAGAYQAGA, from the coding sequence atggagaaccAAAAACCAGCCTGCTCGGGCTTCATAATTAGCCTGCTCTTCTACgtgtgcttcttcttctactTCGGACTGTACAGCTTTGAAGTAATTTTCATCTTCTCCTCCAACATGGACTATGTCATGCTCAGCGTCCTGCTAATCACGACCATTCTGTCCATCTCCCTGGTCTCCACCGGATTAGTACACACCTCCGTTTTTTTGGTGATCGTCATATCATTAGTGGAAATGTACGAATACCAAAACTCTTCGTTTGCGAATGTAATGGATTATAAGTTTAGCAAAGTGTTTTTAATCATTCGAATATTTGCCACCGTTAATTTCCTGCTGTTTTACTACTTGCACATGAGCAACctcaaaaggaagaagcaggtGGACTTGGCCAAGTCAAGCTCGAGTGAGAAGAAGACACAGACGTACACGCAGACGCACGCGCAGACGAACGCGCAAACGGCGCATGGAAGGAACTCACCGGAATGCAAAACTGACGATTTGAGATATGGCGGCGTACTGCCTGTTGGTGGAAAGTTCATCCCAAAAGGGGTCACCCACACGAGCACGCTCCAGCACACGCTAGATAACGACGACCCATTGAAGAAAACACAAGTGATAGAAGggtatatattaaaacatgTGACCATTCCGATTATACAAAAGGATGAGAGGcctcatcctcctcctcctgcggTGTCCAGTCCACAGGGTAAAGTGTTTGAAGTCCCCCCTCACCATCTTCCATACAGCCACTACAGCGTCAAAAGTGTAGATAGTAATGCGCACGGGTTAGGAGCTAATCAGCCGCTGAGCGGCGGCACCTTTGTCGATGACGGCTTGGACGAGACCTACAGAAGGCAGTACATCTCCCCGTGGGTAGTGCCCAACAACAGCATCGGAAGCGGCAACTACAGCGGCAACTGCAGCGGAAACAACAGCGGTAGCTACACGACCGCCACCACCGCCGCCAACAGCAACAGCTTGTACGGAAACGACGTTGCCTTGGCGGGGGCGGAGAGTCAACAAGTGAATAAAGGCCCCTACGGAAATGCAACTGCTAACGCTTGCTATAATGGCGGCTTGAACGCTTACCCTGCGAATAAGTTGCCCGACGATAGGGATCCATACCAAGTTAGGCCTCAACAGATGGGACCCTACCAATCGGGTGTGTACCCATCGGTGGTGTACCCATTGGGGGAATACCAAGCGGGGGCATACCAAACGGGAGCATACCAAACGGGGGCTTACCAAGCAGGGGCATACCAAGCGGGGGCATAA